One part of the Natronorubrum sediminis genome encodes these proteins:
- a CDS encoding inorganic phosphate transporter, translated as MVESVLVIGVAVSVFVGFNIGGSSTGIAWGPAVGAGLIGKATAAAIMTGFVFLGGWTVGRNVMETLSDGIITIEISLTAGVAILFFIGLGILVANIFGVPVPTSMTTVGAIAGLGLATDTLNHETVAWILSWWIFTPVFAFMIGAIIGRYVYAGLSRRVQIENSDGPLVVLDGSGRFPTPALGPNTTWREIGGTTVIVVLGCYMAFSAGASNVPNAAAPLVSGGALAAEPAIVVAAAAIGLGGFTIARRTMESVGSDISDIPLLGALIIMLTAASITTALSYIGIPISLVMASVGAIVGLGWGRATRPIAAREAISREPTDTEIVMGALTAEDAIDDVAPIGEDEPEDVREADELFKPEAVIRYVTMWIVGPSMSTILAYVFFVSVPGAV; from the coding sequence ATGGTCGAGTCCGTCCTGGTGATTGGAGTCGCCGTATCGGTTTTCGTCGGATTCAACATCGGCGGGTCCTCGACCGGAATCGCCTGGGGACCCGCCGTGGGTGCGGGATTGATCGGGAAAGCGACGGCGGCAGCCATCATGACAGGATTCGTCTTTCTGGGCGGCTGGACCGTCGGTCGGAACGTGATGGAGACGCTGAGCGACGGGATCATCACGATCGAAATTTCGCTCACGGCGGGCGTCGCCATTCTTTTTTTCATCGGTCTCGGAATCCTCGTCGCCAACATCTTCGGCGTGCCAGTTCCAACGTCGATGACGACCGTCGGCGCAATTGCAGGGCTTGGACTGGCGACGGACACGCTCAACCACGAGACCGTCGCGTGGATCCTCTCGTGGTGGATCTTTACACCCGTCTTCGCGTTCATGATCGGTGCGATCATCGGCAGGTACGTCTACGCGGGGCTCAGTCGTCGCGTCCAGATCGAGAACTCTGACGGTCCGCTCGTCGTTCTCGACGGTTCCGGCCGGTTTCCGACGCCCGCCCTCGGGCCCAACACGACCTGGCGTGAGATCGGTGGGACGACCGTTATCGTCGTCCTCGGGTGTTACATGGCGTTCAGTGCGGGTGCGAGCAACGTCCCGAACGCCGCCGCGCCCCTCGTTAGCGGGGGGGCGCTGGCAGCCGAACCGGCGATCGTCGTGGCGGCGGCTGCGATCGGCCTGGGCGGGTTCACGATCGCCCGGCGGACGATGGAATCGGTCGGGAGCGATATCAGCGACATTCCGTTGCTCGGCGCGCTGATCATCATGCTCACGGCTGCCTCGATTACGACCGCGCTCTCGTACATCGGGATTCCGATCAGCCTCGTGATGGCGTCGGTCGGCGCGATCGTCGGCCTCGGCTGGGGACGGGCAACCAGACCGATCGCCGCCCGCGAGGCGATCTCGAGGGAGCCGACAGACACCGAGATCGTGATGGGTGCACTGACCGCCGAGGACGCGATCGACGACGTCGCACCGATCGGCGAGGACGAGCCCGAGGACGTCCGCGAGGCCGACGAACTCTTCAAACCGGAGGCCGTCATCAGGTACGTGACGATGTGGATCGTCGGGCCCTCGATGTCGACGATTCTCGCGTACGTATTTTTTGTGTCGGTTCCGGGTGCCGTCTAA
- a CDS encoding sugar phosphate nucleotidyltransferase, with protein MKAVVLAGGYATRLWPITRHRPKMFLPLGETTVVERIYDELEAVDRIEEVYVSTNERFAPDFEAQLADSGYEKPQLSIEETRAEAEKLGVVGALAQLVDREGIDDDLLVIAGDNIFEFAIEDFLEHYDRRDAPTIAAYDVASPERASAYGVVDLEDDRVVDFEEKPDDPPGTRVSIGCYAFPAETLEQLSTYLEEDTDPDEPGWFVQWLQSREPTYAYTFDGAWFDIGTRDSYLDAVAWTLDGDSHVAESATLEDASIGPNVHVMANATLVDTDVERAVIFPDATLEATTARRSIVDEGAALEGLDLHDAMIGAYTQIPDRSRE; from the coding sequence ATGAAAGCCGTCGTCCTCGCCGGTGGGTACGCCACGCGACTGTGGCCGATCACGAGACACCGGCCGAAGATGTTCCTCCCGCTCGGGGAGACGACCGTCGTCGAGCGCATCTACGACGAACTCGAGGCGGTAGATCGGATTGAGGAGGTCTACGTCAGCACGAACGAACGATTCGCCCCCGACTTCGAGGCACAGTTGGCCGACAGTGGCTACGAGAAGCCCCAACTATCGATCGAAGAGACTCGTGCCGAAGCGGAGAAACTCGGCGTCGTCGGCGCGCTCGCCCAGCTCGTCGATCGGGAGGGGATCGACGACGACCTGCTGGTGATCGCCGGCGACAACATCTTCGAGTTCGCGATCGAGGACTTCCTCGAGCACTACGATCGAAGGGACGCACCGACGATCGCCGCCTACGACGTCGCCTCGCCGGAGCGGGCGAGCGCTTACGGGGTCGTCGACCTCGAGGACGACCGTGTGGTCGACTTTGAGGAAAAACCCGACGATCCGCCTGGGACGCGCGTCTCGATCGGCTGTTACGCATTTCCAGCGGAAACGCTCGAGCAACTGTCGACGTACCTCGAGGAAGATACCGATCCCGACGAGCCGGGCTGGTTCGTCCAGTGGCTCCAGTCGCGGGAGCCGACGTACGCGTACACGTTCGACGGGGCTTGGTTCGACATCGGCACGCGGGACAGTTATCTCGATGCCGTCGCCTGGACCCTCGACGGCGACTCGCACGTCGCCGAGTCGGCGACGCTCGAGGACGCGTCGATCGGACCGAACGTCCACGTCATGGCGAACGCGACGCTCGTCGATACCGACGTCGAACGAGCGGTGATCTTCCCGGACGCGACGTTGGAGGCGACGACCGCCCGCCGATCAATCGTCGACGAGGGGGCAGCTCTCGAGGGGCTCGATCTCCATGACGCGATGATTGGTGCGTACACGCAGATTCCGGACCGATCACGGGAGTGA
- the ppsA gene encoding pyruvate, water dikinase, with translation MRGDTFVRQLGDVSSEDSGIVGGKSANLGELTDLEVPVLPGFTTTADAYDYYIEQTDIREAIESELADLDVEDVSDLQRRGERVRTLISDAEMPSELEFAILEQYEELADRVGIDDPEVAVRSSATAEDLPDASFAGQQETFLNVSGKTDLLESIKHCFASLFTDRAIVYRENTDFDHLDVKLACTVQKMGRADLASSGVLFTLDPDTGFEEVVVIEAAYGFGEPVVQGVVDPDRYVVFKPTNGIVEKQLGGKTQRMVRRNGGTKLESVSEDAQNAFALSNDRIQELATYAARIEDHFDAPQDIEWLVDGQLEELFVVQARPETVHGTVEGNVLRTYSLEETAEEILDGIAIGNAVASGSVRVLEDHREMHRVEEGDVLVTEMTDPDWVPVMKRASAIVTDRGGKTSHAAIVSRELGVPAIVRTGDATETLSNGDPVTVDCSTDVGRVYEGELEYEVREEVVDDLPETDTEVKLILGDPARAFALASLPVDGIGLAREEFIVTSHVGYHPLELLERGEEERFVDALRTGIAKIGAAFYPDDVRFRLSDFKTDEYRNLEGGWKHEPEESNPMIGWRGASRYYDEDFREAFGLECEALRQVREDVGLDNVTVMVPFCRTPEEGERVLELMAEYGLPPDELDVYVMAELPSNIVLADRFAELFDGFSIGSNDLTQLTLGVDRNSEQLAPLFDESDESVTRSISSLIEEAHRHDRPVGICGDAPSTIPEYVEFLLDSEIDSISVSPDVAVETLLTVSESEDA, from the coding sequence ATGCGAGGAGATACGTTCGTCAGGCAACTCGGAGACGTTAGTAGCGAGGATTCGGGAATCGTCGGCGGGAAAAGCGCGAACCTCGGCGAACTCACCGACCTCGAGGTGCCCGTATTACCAGGGTTCACGACGACGGCCGACGCGTACGACTACTATATCGAGCAGACCGACATCCGCGAGGCCATCGAGTCGGAACTTGCCGACCTCGATGTCGAGGACGTGTCGGACTTACAGCGCCGGGGCGAGCGGGTTCGAACCCTGATTTCGGACGCCGAGATGCCGTCGGAACTCGAGTTCGCGATCCTCGAGCAGTACGAGGAACTGGCTGACCGAGTCGGGATCGACGATCCTGAAGTCGCTGTCAGGAGCTCCGCGACTGCCGAGGATCTGCCGGATGCCTCCTTCGCGGGCCAACAGGAGACGTTTCTGAACGTCTCGGGAAAGACGGATCTGCTCGAGTCGATCAAACACTGCTTCGCGTCGTTGTTTACCGACCGGGCGATCGTCTACCGCGAGAACACGGACTTCGATCACCTCGACGTGAAACTCGCCTGTACCGTCCAGAAGATGGGGCGAGCCGACCTTGCCTCCTCGGGGGTGTTGTTCACCCTCGATCCCGACACCGGCTTCGAGGAGGTCGTCGTCATCGAAGCGGCCTACGGGTTCGGCGAGCCCGTCGTCCAGGGCGTGGTCGATCCCGACAGATACGTCGTCTTCAAGCCGACCAACGGCATCGTCGAGAAACAGCTGGGCGGGAAGACCCAGCGAATGGTCCGGCGAAACGGTGGCACGAAACTCGAGTCGGTTTCCGAGGACGCACAGAACGCCTTCGCCCTCTCGAACGACCGAATCCAGGAGCTCGCGACGTACGCGGCCCGTATCGAGGATCACTTCGATGCTCCGCAGGATATCGAGTGGCTCGTCGACGGACAACTCGAGGAGCTGTTCGTCGTCCAGGCTCGGCCGGAGACGGTCCACGGGACAGTCGAGGGGAACGTCCTCCGAACGTACAGTCTCGAGGAAACCGCCGAAGAGATTCTCGACGGGATCGCTATCGGTAACGCCGTGGCGAGTGGCTCCGTCCGCGTCCTCGAGGACCACCGGGAGATGCACCGCGTCGAGGAGGGCGACGTTCTCGTCACCGAGATGACTGACCCGGACTGGGTCCCCGTCATGAAGCGGGCGAGTGCGATCGTGACCGATCGGGGCGGCAAGACGTCTCACGCGGCGATCGTCTCGCGAGAGCTCGGTGTTCCCGCCATCGTTCGCACCGGCGACGCGACCGAGACGCTGTCGAACGGCGACCCCGTGACGGTCGACTGCTCGACCGACGTCGGCCGGGTCTACGAGGGCGAACTCGAGTACGAGGTCCGCGAGGAGGTGGTAGACGATTTGCCCGAGACCGACACCGAGGTCAAGCTCATCCTCGGCGATCCCGCGCGGGCGTTCGCGCTCGCTTCCCTCCCCGTCGACGGCATCGGGCTGGCCCGCGAAGAGTTCATCGTAACCTCCCACGTCGGCTATCACCCCCTGGAACTACTCGAGCGGGGCGAGGAGGAGCGCTTCGTCGATGCCCTGCGAACCGGCATCGCGAAGATTGGCGCCGCGTTCTACCCCGACGACGTCCGCTTTCGGCTCAGCGACTTCAAAACCGACGAGTACCGCAACCTCGAGGGCGGCTGGAAGCACGAACCGGAGGAGTCGAATCCGATGATCGGCTGGCGCGGGGCTTCCCGGTACTACGACGAGGACTTTCGCGAGGCGTTTGGCCTCGAGTGTGAGGCGCTACGCCAAGTTCGCGAGGACGTCGGACTGGACAACGTCACCGTGATGGTACCGTTCTGTCGCACGCCCGAGGAGGGCGAACGCGTTCTCGAGTTGATGGCCGAGTACGGTCTCCCGCCGGACGAGTTGGACGTATACGTGATGGCCGAACTGCCCTCGAACATCGTGCTCGCGGATCGCTTTGCCGAGCTCTTCGACGGCTTTTCGATCGGCTCGAACGACCTCACTCAGCTGACGTTGGGCGTCGACCGGAACTCCGAACAGCTCGCGCCGCTGTTCGACGAGAGCGACGAGTCGGTGACGCGATCGATCTCGTCGTTGATCGAGGAGGCCCACCGCCACGATCGACCGGTCGGCATCTGCGGGGACGCGCCGTCGACGATTCCGGAGTACGTCGAGTTCCTGCTCGATTCGGAGATCGATTCGATCTCCGTGTCCCCGGACGTGGCGGTCGAGACGCTGTTGACGGTCTCCGAGAGCGAGGACGCGTGA